From a region of the Candidatus Methylomirabilota bacterium genome:
- a CDS encoding PIN domain-containing protein, whose amino-acid sequence MIAEVLIDTNVLVYAYDGREPRKQARALETLGPLVATGRGVLSAQVLGEWYRAVTRKLRPALSSADAASQAAALLRAWRVFPVTPLVVLEATRGARDHRLDYWDAQIWATARLNQVSVVLSEDFADGRTLEGVRFRDPFARSFTSAELGI is encoded by the coding sequence ATGATCGCTGAGGTCCTCATCGACACCAACGTGCTGGTGTACGCCTACGACGGCCGCGAGCCACGGAAGCAGGCCCGGGCGCTGGAGACGCTGGGGCCTCTGGTCGCGACCGGTCGGGGCGTCCTCTCCGCGCAGGTGCTGGGCGAGTGGTACCGTGCCGTCACCCGGAAGCTGCGTCCAGCGCTGAGCTCGGCCGATGCCGCCTCGCAGGCGGCCGCGCTGCTGCGCGCGTGGCGGGTGTTCCCGGTGACGCCGCTCGTCGTCCTCGAGGCCACGCGTGGAGCCCGGGACCACCGCCTGGACTACTGGGATGCCCAGATCTGGGCGACGGCTCGTCTCAACCAGGTCTCTGTGGTGCTCAGCGAGGACTTCGCGGACGGGCGGACCCTCGAAGGTGTGCGGTTCCGCGATCCATTCGCCCGATCTTTCACGTCCGCTGAACTGGGGATCTGA
- a CDS encoding TAXI family TRAP transporter solute-binding subunit, whose protein sequence is MSATAAQAQKDVVSLGTATPGGGFPVYGNAVAASINEIDPTLDVQTRHTKGSTENVPLLEAGQLDIALVQGEVAHEALSSIGRPPANLLILAAMYSSPGMFVVRGDSPARTIGNLTGQPVAFGARGSGLVILARYVLDGLGLDQQRDFQAVFLDQAADGPKLVMDGRVTALWGAGVGWPGFALVARGPAGARFIAPDADGIKRIQARHPFLKVMTVPAGSYPGQDTPIVSVGSWSFIMARPTLPDELAHRLARALHRGQAALAARLPQARETTAANTVAAAPRPELIHPGVRRYLREIGLLQP, encoded by the coding sequence ATGAGCGCCACCGCCGCTCAGGCCCAGAAGGACGTCGTCAGCCTCGGGACCGCCACGCCGGGCGGCGGCTTTCCCGTGTACGGCAACGCCGTGGCCGCGAGCATCAACGAGATCGATCCCACGCTGGACGTCCAGACACGCCACACCAAGGGGAGCACCGAGAACGTGCCGCTCCTGGAGGCTGGGCAGCTCGACATCGCCCTCGTGCAGGGCGAGGTGGCCCACGAGGCTCTGAGCAGCATCGGCCGGCCGCCGGCGAACCTCCTGATCCTCGCCGCCATGTACTCCTCGCCGGGCATGTTCGTCGTTCGCGGCGACTCGCCGGCGCGCACGATCGGGAACCTCACGGGCCAGCCCGTCGCCTTCGGCGCCCGCGGCTCGGGGCTCGTCATCCTCGCGCGGTACGTCCTGGACGGGCTCGGCCTCGACCAGCAGCGGGACTTCCAGGCGGTGTTCCTGGACCAGGCGGCCGACGGACCGAAGCTGGTGATGGACGGGCGCGTCACGGCGCTGTGGGGCGCCGGCGTCGGCTGGCCGGGGTTCGCGCTGGTCGCCCGTGGGCCCGCCGGCGCGCGCTTCATCGCGCCGGACGCGGACGGCATCAAGCGCATCCAGGCCAGGCACCCCTTCCTCAAGGTGATGACGGTTCCGGCCGGCTCCTATCCGGGTCAGGACACGCCGATCGTGTCGGTGGGATCCTGGAGCTTCATCATGGCGCGCCCCACGCTGCCGGACGAGCTCGCGCACCGGCTGGCGCGGGCGCTCCACCGCGGCCAGGCGGCGCTGGCCGCGCGTTTGCCCCAGGCGCGCGAGACGACGGCCGCCAACACGGTGGCGGCGGCGCCGCGCCCCGAGCTGATCCACCCGGGCGTGCGGCGGTACCTGCGCGAGATCGGTCTGCTCCAGCCTTAG
- a CDS encoding carbohydrate ABC transporter permease, translating into MSTVAATTSAVSAQRVNRYRVQRWAASGLTYLGLALALVFFLGPFFWIVTTSLKGNEDFFAYPPVWIPAEPSLAHYQRLFTHSSGARYFTNSLLISSLSMFAALVVSLPTAYSIARWRFGGDFLSVVLLVLRMLPAIALIIPVYLMYKVLGLTNSYLGLVTVYTVVYIPFAVWLMVGFLRDFPIEIEEAALIDGCSRLRALLTVVVPIVAPGLAVVALFAFIATWNEFLFAVVLTGIETKTMMVLVTTFTSGGTDTFYGEASASVVLGVLPAFAVAFLLQRYLVKGLALGGTKG; encoded by the coding sequence ATGAGCACCGTCGCTGCCACGACCTCGGCAGTCTCCGCGCAGCGGGTAAACCGCTATCGCGTCCAACGCTGGGCGGCGAGTGGGCTGACGTACCTCGGCCTGGCCCTGGCCCTCGTCTTCTTCCTCGGTCCCTTCTTCTGGATCGTGACCACCTCGCTCAAGGGCAACGAGGACTTCTTCGCCTACCCGCCGGTGTGGATTCCCGCCGAGCCGTCACTGGCCCACTACCAGCGGCTCTTCACCCACTCGAGCGGCGCGCGCTACTTCACCAACAGCCTCCTGATCTCCTCGCTCAGCATGTTCGCCGCGCTGGTGGTCAGCCTGCCGACGGCCTACAGCATCGCCCGCTGGCGGTTCGGCGGCGACTTCCTCAGCGTGGTCCTGCTGGTGCTGCGCATGCTGCCGGCCATCGCCCTCATCATCCCCGTGTACCTCATGTACAAGGTGCTCGGGCTCACCAACAGCTACCTGGGCCTGGTCACCGTCTACACGGTCGTCTACATTCCCTTCGCGGTGTGGCTGATGGTGGGGTTCCTGCGCGATTTCCCCATCGAGATCGAGGAGGCGGCGCTGATCGACGGCTGCTCGCGCCTGCGCGCCCTGCTCACAGTCGTCGTCCCCATCGTCGCGCCCGGGCTGGCGGTGGTGGCCCTCTTCGCCTTCATCGCGACCTGGAACGAGTTCCTGTTCGCAGTGGTGCTGACCGGGATCGAGACCAAGACCATGATGGTGCTGGTGACGACGTTCACCAGCGGGGGCACCGACACGTTCTACGGCGAGGCGTCGGCCTCGGTGGTGCTGGGCGTCCTGCCGGCGTTCGCGGTGGCCTTCCTGCTGCAGCGATATCTGGTCAAAGGGCTGGCGCTCGGCGGGACGAAGGGCTAG
- a CDS encoding extracellular solute-binding protein yields the protein MRRFLPMALVASALVGLIALGVLPVRDVGAARPYEGTTIRAVVNAEYVKYSLSLVEKDLYDKLGIKIETEVIPLDAFVAKTLLEFNSGQSPWDLIMFGPSNMPDYGRHFEPLEPWIQKLKLEFVMDDIPDVYKKLMLRHNGKIVSMPYDGDIHMLFYNKVAFERPQNRSKFKSKYGYELRPPKTWRQWDDAAEFFHGWGWDGSDSKLFGAGASYKPSGSGYSYHWWRARFFSYGGMYFDASMKPLINGPAAVRALEEMVRTMPYYPPGVLLFESEEPKTMLIKGEVPMLYSWTSTGKRVGNPAESVIIGKAGFGIVPGAEIDGKIIHRPPLTPGRAMAVSVYSQKKEATMKVLEFISHPDQSLKIVMDPKTIMDPWRISHLRSEKFRKAFPGADEYLDAIEKSFPHVVPDPVIPGANEYQRKLSFEITEALAKRKSPKEALDTAAREWDKITERRGLEKQKALWGEKLHEMKLVGIEYRPDWAAKAK from the coding sequence ATGAGACGATTCTTGCCCATGGCGTTGGTGGCCAGCGCGCTGGTCGGCCTTATCGCGCTCGGGGTGCTCCCGGTGCGCGACGTGGGGGCGGCGCGACCCTACGAAGGGACCACCATCCGGGCGGTGGTGAACGCCGAGTACGTGAAGTACTCGCTCTCGCTCGTCGAGAAGGACCTCTACGACAAGCTCGGGATCAAGATCGAGACCGAGGTGATCCCGCTCGACGCCTTCGTGGCCAAGACCCTGCTGGAGTTCAACAGCGGCCAGAGCCCCTGGGACCTCATCATGTTCGGCCCCTCGAACATGCCGGACTACGGGCGCCACTTCGAGCCGCTGGAGCCCTGGATCCAGAAGCTCAAGCTCGAGTTCGTCATGGACGATATCCCGGACGTGTACAAGAAGCTGATGCTCCGGCACAACGGGAAGATCGTCAGCATGCCGTACGACGGCGACATCCACATGCTCTTCTATAACAAGGTCGCCTTCGAGCGGCCCCAGAACAGGTCGAAGTTCAAGTCCAAGTATGGCTACGAGCTGCGGCCGCCCAAGACTTGGCGGCAGTGGGACGATGCCGCGGAGTTCTTCCACGGCTGGGGGTGGGACGGCAGCGACAGCAAGCTCTTCGGCGCCGGCGCCTCCTACAAGCCGAGCGGCAGCGGGTACTCCTATCACTGGTGGCGCGCCCGGTTCTTCTCGTACGGGGGCATGTACTTCGACGCCAGCATGAAGCCGCTCATCAACGGCCCCGCCGCCGTCCGGGCGCTGGAGGAGATGGTGCGGACGATGCCGTACTATCCCCCCGGCGTGCTCCTCTTCGAATCGGAAGAGCCCAAGACGATGCTCATCAAGGGCGAGGTGCCGATGCTCTACTCGTGGACGAGCACCGGCAAGCGCGTCGGCAACCCCGCCGAGTCGGTGATCATCGGGAAGGCCGGCTTCGGGATCGTGCCCGGCGCCGAGATCGACGGCAAGATCATCCACCGGCCGCCCCTCACCCCCGGCCGGGCCATGGCGGTTTCCGTCTACTCCCAGAAGAAGGAAGCCACCATGAAGGTCCTGGAGTTCATCTCGCACCCGGACCAGAGCCTCAAGATCGTGATGGACCCCAAGACGATCATGGATCCCTGGCGGATCTCCCACCTCCGCTCCGAGAAGTTCCGGAAGGCCTTCCCGGGCGCCGACGAGTACCTGGATGCCATCGAGAAGAGCTTCCCCCACGTGGTGCCCGACCCGGTGATCCCCGGCGCCAACGAGTACCAGCGCAAGCTCTCGTTCGAGATCACCGAGGCGCTGGCCAAGCGCAAGTCGCCCAAGGAGGCTCTCGACACCGCCGCGCGCGAGTGGGACAAGATCACCGAGCGCCGCGGTCTGGAGAAGCAGAAGGCGCTCTGGGGCGAGAAGCTGCACGAGATGAAGCTGGTCGGGATCGAGTACCGGCCCGACTGGGCGGCAAAGGCCAAGTAG
- a CDS encoding ABC transporter permease: MRAFGRRFARSRAAIFGTALLALIVLVAAAAPVAFPGSPFRQVDRPFLAPFGERLFGTDQLGRDVAAGIAHGARTSLMIGVLATAVAVLLGTLIGGCAGYYGGSVDDVLMRATEFFQTIPTFLFAILLVAIITPSIKSIVIAIAVVSWPPVARLVRGEFLGMRSREFVQACVGLGMSDARVIFRHILPNCLSPIVVTGSLIVATAILIESALSFLGLGDPNTMSWGFMIGAGRTFLRSAWWLCTIPGVAILMTVLAINLLGEGLNDALNPRLRNR; encoded by the coding sequence ATGAGAGCGTTCGGGCGCCGCTTCGCGCGGAGCCGTGCCGCCATCTTCGGGACGGCGCTCCTGGCGCTCATCGTCCTGGTGGCGGCGGCAGCCCCGGTCGCCTTCCCGGGAAGCCCCTTCCGCCAGGTCGACCGACCCTTCCTGGCGCCCTTCGGCGAGCGCCTCTTCGGCACCGACCAGCTCGGGCGCGACGTGGCGGCGGGCATCGCGCACGGCGCGCGGACGTCGCTGATGATCGGCGTGCTGGCCACGGCCGTCGCCGTCCTCCTCGGCACACTGATCGGGGGCTGCGCCGGCTACTACGGGGGCTCGGTCGACGACGTCCTCATGCGGGCGACGGAGTTCTTCCAGACCATCCCCACGTTCCTCTTCGCGATCCTGCTGGTGGCGATCATCACGCCCTCGATCAAGAGCATCGTCATCGCCATCGCGGTGGTGAGTTGGCCGCCGGTGGCCCGCCTCGTCCGCGGCGAGTTCCTCGGCATGCGCAGCCGCGAGTTCGTGCAGGCGTGTGTGGGCCTGGGCATGAGCGACGCGCGGGTGATCTTCCGCCACATCCTGCCCAACTGCCTCTCGCCCATCGTCGTCACCGGCTCGCTCATCGTCGCCACGGCGATCCTGATCGAGTCCGCGCTCTCTTTCCTGGGGCTGGGCGACCCGAACACGATGAGCTGGGGCTTCATGATCGGCGCCGGGCGGACGTTTCTCCGGAGCGCCTGGTGGCTCTGCACGATCCCCGGCGTCGCCATCTTGATGACGGTGCTCGCGATCAACCTCCTGGGCGAAGGCCTCAACGACGCGCTGAACCCGCGGCTCAGAAACCGCTGA
- a CDS encoding sugar ABC transporter permease: MRGSAFALKRKQWEPLAFASPSLFLIALVIVFPLLYAFYLSLQNFDLSVGPDYEFVGLRNYTEALFRDARFWGSVWNTAVIIAPSLALELLFGLGIALLLNRPIRARPILTALLAIPPMVSPVMAAMAWRMMFGVKYGAINNLGRQAGIIDVYFDWFSSPFIATVAVVLVEIWHNTPFMMLVLLAGLQSIPQELYDAGKADGATPWQSFWFITLPLLKFTMAVAVMIRMIDLTKLFGLIFILTYGGPGGSTETLAFNTYLVGFNDFRMSYASALSYLIVLGVLILTLIFLRVQRHREARAA, encoded by the coding sequence ATGCGGGGATCCGCCTTCGCCCTGAAGCGCAAGCAGTGGGAGCCGCTGGCGTTCGCCTCGCCGTCGCTGTTTCTGATCGCGCTGGTCATCGTCTTCCCCCTGCTGTACGCCTTCTATCTCTCGCTGCAGAACTTCGACCTCTCGGTCGGCCCCGACTACGAGTTCGTCGGCCTCCGGAACTACACGGAGGCCCTGTTCCGCGACGCGCGGTTCTGGGGTTCGGTCTGGAACACCGCGGTCATCATCGCCCCATCGCTCGCGCTCGAGCTGCTCTTCGGGCTCGGAATCGCGCTCCTCCTCAACCGTCCTATCCGCGCCCGCCCGATCCTCACCGCGCTCCTGGCCATCCCCCCGATGGTCTCGCCGGTCATGGCGGCCATGGCCTGGCGGATGATGTTCGGCGTGAAATACGGCGCCATCAACAACCTTGGACGGCAGGCCGGCATCATCGACGTCTACTTCGACTGGTTCTCCTCGCCGTTCATCGCCACGGTGGCGGTGGTGCTGGTCGAGATCTGGCACAACACGCCGTTCATGATGCTCGTCCTGCTCGCCGGCTTACAGTCGATCCCCCAGGAGCTCTACGACGCCGGCAAGGCGGACGGGGCCACGCCCTGGCAGAGCTTCTGGTTCATCACGCTGCCGCTGCTCAAGTTCACCATGGCCGTGGCGGTGATGATCCGGATGATCGACCTGACCAAGCTCTTCGGCCTGATCTTCATCCTCACCTACGGGGGGCCGGGCGGGTCCACCGAGACGCTGGCCTTCAACACCTACCTGGTGGGCTTCAACGACTTTCGGATGAGCTACGCCTCGGCGCTGTCGTACCTGATCGTCCTGGGGGTGCTCATCCTGACCCTGATCTTCCTCAGAGTCCAGCGCCACCGCGAGGCGAGGGCGGCATGA
- a CDS encoding DUF488 domain-containing protein produces the protein MIWTIGHGTRSLDELVELLRAHGVTQLVDVRTIPRSRRNPQFNRETLPESLGAAGIAYAHMPGLGGLRRPRPDSVNGGWRNQGFRGYADYMQTPEFAKNLEALVALSRRRSTAIMCAETVPWRCHRSLVADALTVRGLPVEHIVSAGPAAPHALTAWAQVEGTTLTYPASGRPPA, from the coding sequence GTGATCTGGACGATCGGGCACGGCACGCGGTCGCTCGACGAGCTCGTCGAGCTGCTGCGCGCCCACGGCGTGACGCAGCTGGTGGACGTCCGCACCATCCCGCGCTCCCGGCGCAATCCGCAGTTCAACCGGGAGACGCTTCCCGAGAGTCTCGGCGCCGCCGGCATCGCGTACGCGCACATGCCGGGGCTGGGCGGGCTGCGCCGCCCGCGTCCCGATTCGGTCAACGGGGGGTGGCGGAACCAGGGCTTTAGGGGCTACGCCGACTACATGCAGACGCCCGAGTTCGCGAAGAACCTGGAAGCGCTCGTCGCCCTGAGCCGTCGCCGGTCCACCGCCATCATGTGCGCGGAGACGGTGCCCTGGCGCTGCCACCGCTCCCTCGTCGCGGACGCGCTGACGGTGCGCGGCCTTCCCGTCGAGCACATCGTGAGCGCCGGGCCGGCCGCGCCCCACGCGCTCACGGCCTGGGCGCAGGTGGAGGGCACGACCCTCACGTATCCGGCGAGCGGTCGCCCGCCGGCCTAG
- a CDS encoding SDR family oxidoreductase → MPEPKSSERPPVALITGAGRGIGRATAEAFAREGYAVSLAELRPTLGLRTERALRRAGATAMFLRTDVADPVSVQRTVRAVLRRWGRLDCVVNNAGVLRAGPLATLPLRALERTLAVNLRGPLVVSRAALPAMLRQGTGAIVNVASLLGKTGMADFAVYCASKFGVVGFTEALAEELAGTGVRVWAVCPGLVDTEMARRAVGVSGRQRAGLIRPESVARVIVDLATGHRRAPRGAAVDVTR, encoded by the coding sequence GTGCCTGAGCCGAAGAGTTCCGAACGACCACCCGTCGCGCTGATCACGGGCGCGGGTCGCGGGATCGGGCGCGCGACGGCCGAGGCCTTCGCCCGCGAGGGCTACGCCGTCTCCCTCGCCGAGCTGCGTCCGACGCTGGGCCTGCGCACCGAGCGGGCGCTCCGGAGGGCCGGCGCGACCGCGATGTTCCTTCGAACCGATGTCGCCGATCCCGTGTCGGTCCAGCGGACGGTGCGCGCGGTACTCCGCCGCTGGGGCCGGCTCGACTGTGTGGTGAACAACGCGGGAGTGCTGCGAGCCGGGCCGCTGGCGACCCTACCGCTGCGTGCGCTCGAGCGGACGCTCGCCGTGAACCTTCGCGGTCCCCTGGTCGTCAGCCGTGCGGCGCTTCCCGCGATGCTCCGCCAAGGCACCGGCGCCATCGTCAACGTCGCCTCGCTCCTCGGCAAGACCGGGATGGCCGACTTCGCCGTGTACTGCGCCAGCAAGTTCGGCGTCGTCGGGTTCACCGAGGCGCTCGCCGAAGAGCTCGCCGGCACCGGCGTGCGCGTCTGGGCCGTGTGCCCGGGGCTGGTGGACACCGAGATGGCTCGCCGAGCCGTCGGCGTCAGCGGCCGTCAGCGGGCGGGGCTGATCAGGCCCGAGTCGGTCGCGCGCGTGATCGTTGATCTCGCGACGGGCCACCGGCGCGCCCCCAGGGGCGCAGCGGTCGATGTCACCCGCTGA
- a CDS encoding NAD(P)-dependent oxidoreductase — protein sequence MRIAFIGLGNMGGPMALNLMKAGHSLVVHDVRKETAAPHLERGATWADSPRAAAQDVELILTSLPGPPEVEAVALGENGIIHGAAPGAVYADLSTGSPSLIRRIHALFKAKGVHMLDAPVSGGVWGARSGKLQVMVGGDEKLFRQIKPALEAIGDKVGLMGGIGCGTIAKLVHNMIGICTRQVVAEAFTLGVKAGVRPEALLAAVKGGSFGQGLLLTQVLPEIVFKGDFDTVRFALRLARKDLGLATELARECNVPMEMAALAEQTLVEALARGWGDKDFSAPFMIQEERAGVRVRT from the coding sequence ATGCGCATTGCATTCATCGGACTGGGAAACATGGGTGGGCCGATGGCCCTGAACTTGATGAAGGCCGGCCACAGCCTCGTCGTTCACGACGTCCGCAAGGAGACGGCGGCGCCTCACCTGGAGCGCGGCGCCACGTGGGCCGACAGCCCGCGGGCCGCCGCGCAGGATGTCGAGCTGATCCTGACGTCGCTCCCGGGCCCCCCGGAGGTGGAAGCCGTCGCGCTCGGGGAAAACGGCATCATCCACGGCGCCGCACCGGGGGCCGTTTACGCCGATCTCTCCACCGGGTCGCCGAGCCTCATCCGCCGCATTCATGCTCTCTTCAAGGCGAAAGGCGTCCACATGCTCGACGCGCCGGTGAGCGGCGGCGTGTGGGGCGCCCGGAGTGGCAAGCTGCAGGTGATGGTCGGCGGCGACGAGAAGCTCTTCCGGCAGATCAAGCCCGCTCTGGAGGCGATCGGCGACAAGGTCGGCCTGATGGGCGGCATCGGCTGCGGGACGATCGCCAAGCTCGTCCACAACATGATCGGGATCTGCACGCGGCAGGTGGTCGCCGAGGCTTTCACCCTGGGCGTCAAGGCCGGGGTGCGTCCGGAGGCGCTGCTGGCCGCCGTCAAGGGCGGGTCGTTCGGTCAGGGACTGCTGCTCACGCAGGTGCTGCCCGAGATCGTCTTCAAGGGCGACTTCGATACCGTCCGCTTCGCGCTGCGCCTGGCCCGCAAGGACCTGGGGCTCGCGACCGAGCTGGCCCGGGAGTGCAACGTGCCGATGGAGATGGCGGCGCTGGCCGAGCAGACTCTGGTGGAGGCCCTGGCCCGTGGCTGGGGCGACAAAGACTTCTCGGCGCCCTTCATGATTCAGGAGGAGCGGGCCGGCGTCCGAGTGCGCACGTAG
- a CDS encoding heparan-alpha-glucosaminide N-acetyltransferase domain-containing protein, translated as MAGLLTVAEPQAPAVATRSRMLFVDALRGVALILMVINHTSRWWMDVSMGWGRYYLVYGSVTLPAAIFLFLVGFCLPISFGHLTAAERSAPWPVLGKYVGRGLVIILNGLLLNLLVFPEDPIWSGGVLQTIGLSIIVLAPALWLGRFPAARYGLLAVAALFYLSFVWAYADLSAWLTHHPLVAKIWFLDFAPWPWISMALIGLVAGWRWLEARGRGEREERRYFWIVGLVGLACVAAFFAYDWWMQTSPRVSFRRDFLLNRHWIPRGATTLWVLGMLGGLLAATYWLMEVKKRPLAWLVVLGQTALMLYFVHQLIVLTLINQYLGLRFNHWGLYWLANAALMVALVYLGQAWLEIKRVARRLRR; from the coding sequence GTGGCCGGACTGCTGACCGTTGCCGAGCCCCAGGCGCCCGCCGTGGCGACGCGCAGCCGGATGCTCTTCGTGGATGCGCTGCGTGGCGTCGCGCTGATCCTGATGGTGATCAACCACACGTCGCGCTGGTGGATGGACGTCTCCATGGGCTGGGGGCGCTATTACCTGGTCTACGGATCGGTGACGCTGCCGGCGGCGATCTTCCTGTTCCTGGTCGGCTTCTGCCTGCCCATCTCCTTCGGCCACCTGACAGCGGCCGAGCGCTCCGCCCCCTGGCCGGTCCTCGGCAAGTACGTCGGACGGGGTCTGGTGATCATCCTGAACGGCCTTCTCCTGAATCTCCTGGTCTTCCCGGAAGACCCGATCTGGAGCGGCGGCGTGTTACAGACGATCGGCCTCAGCATCATCGTGCTGGCGCCGGCCCTCTGGCTCGGACGCTTCCCGGCGGCACGCTACGGGCTGCTGGCGGTGGCCGCGCTGTTCTATCTCTCGTTCGTCTGGGCGTACGCCGACCTGAGCGCGTGGCTCACCCACCATCCGCTGGTCGCCAAGATCTGGTTCCTCGACTTCGCGCCGTGGCCGTGGATCAGCATGGCGCTGATCGGCCTCGTCGCCGGCTGGCGGTGGCTCGAGGCGCGCGGGCGCGGCGAGCGGGAGGAGCGGCGGTATTTCTGGATCGTCGGCCTGGTGGGCCTCGCCTGCGTCGCCGCCTTCTTCGCCTACGACTGGTGGATGCAGACGAGCCCGCGCGTCTCGTTCAGGCGCGATTTCCTCCTCAACCGTCACTGGATCCCCCGGGGCGCCACCACCCTCTGGGTGCTGGGCATGCTGGGCGGCCTGCTGGCGGCGACGTACTGGCTAATGGAGGTGAAGAAGCGCCCGCTCGCGTGGCTGGTGGTCCTCGGCCAGACCGCGCTGATGCTCTACTTCGTCCATCAACTCATCGTGCTGACCCTGATCAATCAGTACCTGGGTCTGCGCTTCAACCACTGGGGGCTCTACTGGCTGGCCAATGCCGCTCTGATGGTCGCGCTGGTGTACCTGGGCCAGGCCTGGCTGGAGATCAAGCGCGTCGCTCGCCGGCTCCGGCGGTGA
- a CDS encoding aldo/keto reductase, translating to MDYRTLGKTGLKVSALGFGCGNVGGLMVRGTPAERERAVARAVELGINYFDTAPSYGDGLSERHLGQALKAVKAPVYVGTKFRLDPGPVENIAGAVARSLEASLQRLGLEGVDLLQLHNRIVLERRDGDIDARMLLGAVVPALDKLRQQGKIRFYGITALGETEALHRVIDAGVLDTAQVCYNLLNPSAGLEVPAGFPAQDFRGLLRRTKAQGMGVIAIRVAAAGALSGSPARHPIAAPKVEPIASGPDYASDVRRAQMLGALVREGHVESLVEASLRLAVGTEGISTVLLGYSSLEHLEYAAACVAKGPLPGPALDRLSALWRQLPSVGAVS from the coding sequence ATGGACTATCGAACTCTCGGAAAGACGGGCCTCAAGGTCTCGGCGCTGGGCTTCGGCTGCGGCAACGTCGGCGGGCTCATGGTTCGCGGCACGCCCGCGGAACGGGAGCGCGCCGTCGCCCGGGCGGTCGAGCTCGGCATCAACTACTTCGACACCGCCCCCTCGTACGGCGACGGCTTGTCCGAGCGTCACCTGGGCCAGGCGCTCAAGGCCGTGAAGGCTCCCGTGTACGTGGGCACCAAGTTCCGCCTGGATCCCGGGCCCGTCGAGAACATCGCCGGCGCCGTCGCCCGCTCGCTGGAGGCGAGTCTCCAGCGGCTCGGTCTCGAGGGGGTCGACCTCCTGCAGCTCCACAACCGCATCGTGCTCGAGCGACGTGACGGCGACATCGACGCTCGGATGTTGCTGGGCGCCGTCGTCCCCGCGCTCGACAAGCTCCGGCAGCAGGGCAAGATCCGCTTCTACGGCATCACCGCGCTCGGGGAGACCGAGGCCTTGCACCGCGTGATCGATGCGGGCGTGCTGGACACGGCGCAGGTCTGCTACAACCTGCTCAATCCCAGCGCCGGCCTGGAGGTGCCCGCGGGGTTCCCGGCCCAGGACTTCCGCGGTCTCCTCCGGCGCACGAAGGCGCAGGGGATGGGAGTGATCGCCATCCGCGTGGCCGCGGCTGGCGCGCTGAGCGGCTCCCCCGCCCGCCACCCGATCGCGGCGCCCAAGGTGGAGCCGATCGCCTCGGGGCCCGACTACGCCAGCGACGTGCGGCGCGCGCAGATGCTCGGCGCGCTCGTGCGGGAAGGACACGTGGAGAGCCTGGTGGAGGCGTCGCTGCGCCTGGCCGTGGGCACCGAGGGGATCTCCACGGTGTTGCTCGGATACTCGAGCCTCGAGCATCTCGAGTACGCCGCCGCCTGCGTGGCGAAAGGTCCGCTCCCGGGACCGGCGCTGGACCGTCTCTCCGCCCTCTGGAGGCAGCTCCCCAGCGTCGGTGCGGTGTCGTAA